The genomic segment AAGCATCGCCGTTATGGCTTCAAAACCGTTTAATGGCTGCTGGAGTACGTCCACATAATAACGTTGTCGATATTACAAACTTTGTGTTGATGGAATACGGTCAGCCGCTTCATGCATTTGACTATGACCGTCTTGGAACAGGTGAAATCGCTGTCCGTCTTGCGGAACAAGGTGAAAAAATCACGACATTGGATGATACTGAACGGACACTGGAAGCGCATCAACTTGTTATTACGAATGGTAAAGAACCTGTAGCGATTGCTGGCGTAATGGGCGGATTAAATACGGAAGTACATGATGGAACGACGACGGTTGTCATCGAATCTGCTTACTTCTCATCAGGATCTGTCCGCCGTACATCGAGAGAGCTTGGACTTCGTAGTGATGCGAGTACACGTTTTGAAAAAGGAGTCGATCCTAATCGAGTCGAAGCAGCAGCAGAACGTGCCGCACAGCTTATGGCTGAAATTGCGGGGGGCGTTGTGCTTGCTGGATCTGTCATTGTTGATGAACTCGATAAAACGCCTGTACGCATTACTGTTTCACCGGATTATATTAACAATCGCCTTGGTATGAAGATCCCTCTAGAAGAAATGCTAGCTATTTTAGACGGATTACAAATCCCTACAGAAGCGGTGAACGGAAAATTGATCATTGACGCACCGACACGCAGGCAGGATCTTCGAATCCAAGAAGATATTATCGAAGAGATTGCACGGATGTACGGCTATGACTTGATTCCAATGACACTTCCAATAACGGAATCGACGCCGGGTGGGTTGTCGCCGTATCAAGCGAAACGTCGTACAGTTAGAGCGTTCCTTGAAGGCGCAGGACTCTTCCAGGCACTGACGTATTCATTAACATCTAAGGAACAGGCACAAAGCTACGCGCTTGAAACAGCACCTGTTACAGAACTTCTGATGCCGATGAGTGAAGACCGCAGTATCCTTCGGCAAAGTCTTATCCCGCATCTCCTTGAGGCTGCAACATACAACGTTGCACGCCGTATGGATTCGGTAGCACTTTATGAAACTGGATCGGTATTCCTTGGTGAAGAGGAAGATGGACTGCCACAAGAAGTTGAACATGTTGCAGCTGTTATTACTGGGAAATGGGTTGACCATGCATGGCAAGCTGAAACAAAATCGGTCGACTTCTTCGTTCTAAAAGGAATTGTCGAAGGCATGATGGGTAGCCTAGGTCTTTCTGAGGGTCTGTCATTCGAACAAACTGTTCTTGACGGGATGCATCCTGGACGTACAGCAAACATTTTCTATAATGCCGAACGGATTGGTTTGATTGGACAAATTCACCCGACAGAACAGAAAAAACGTGATTTGAAAAACACATATGTAATGGAAATGAACCTTGCTAAAATTTTGGCAGTTGAAACGGAAGAACTTTTATATACCCAGGTTCCACGTTTCCCATCGAGTTCAAGGGACATCGCGCTTGTCGTTTCGAGCGATACATCAGCAGGTATGCTTGAAAACGTTATTCGAAGCGCTGGTGGTAAATTGTTGAAAGACATCAGATTGTTTGATTTGTACGAAGGCGACAATGTTGAGGATGGCAAGAAATCACTTGCGTTCTCACTGACATATTCAGATTCTGAGCGCACATTGACAGACGAAGAAGTTGTCAAAGCGCATGACAAAGTATTGAACGCATTAACAACAGAAGCAGGAGCTTTGCTTCGCGGATAACTAAAATCAAGAGGCACACAGAATTCTATTCTGTGTGCCTCTTTTTGGGGAAATGCAATTA from the Sporosarcina psychrophila genome contains:
- the pheT gene encoding phenylalanine--tRNA ligase subunit beta, whose amino-acid sequence is MLVSTKWLSEYVNIEGISTADLAEKITRSGIEVDSIIDRSHGMTNIVVGYVLECVKHPEADKLNICQVDVGEETTQIICGAPNVAEGQKVIVARPGAVLPGGMKIKKAKLRGEESNGMICSLQELAIEGKLVPKAYAEGIYVLPESAVPGESALPLLGLDDQVLEFDLTPNRSDALSMIGVAYEVGAILSQGIQLPEINYTASNEKAEDMLKLRIDAKEENPMYVAKVVKNVKVEASPLWLQNRLMAAGVRPHNNVVDITNFVLMEYGQPLHAFDYDRLGTGEIAVRLAEQGEKITTLDDTERTLEAHQLVITNGKEPVAIAGVMGGLNTEVHDGTTTVVIESAYFSSGSVRRTSRELGLRSDASTRFEKGVDPNRVEAAAERAAQLMAEIAGGVVLAGSVIVDELDKTPVRITVSPDYINNRLGMKIPLEEMLAILDGLQIPTEAVNGKLIIDAPTRRQDLRIQEDIIEEIARMYGYDLIPMTLPITESTPGGLSPYQAKRRTVRAFLEGAGLFQALTYSLTSKEQAQSYALETAPVTELLMPMSEDRSILRQSLIPHLLEAATYNVARRMDSVALYETGSVFLGEEEDGLPQEVEHVAAVITGKWVDHAWQAETKSVDFFVLKGIVEGMMGSLGLSEGLSFEQTVLDGMHPGRTANIFYNAERIGLIGQIHPTEQKKRDLKNTYVMEMNLAKILAVETEELLYTQVPRFPSSSRDIALVVSSDTSAGMLENVIRSAGGKLLKDIRLFDLYEGDNVEDGKKSLAFSLTYSDSERTLTDEEVVKAHDKVLNALTTEAGALLRG